One window of the Manihot esculenta cultivar AM560-2 chromosome 14, M.esculenta_v8, whole genome shotgun sequence genome contains the following:
- the LOC110599762 gene encoding uncharacterized protein LOC110599762: protein MEEDEEIYIHGKWSSPAAVLYRVRTILYDWCNARYVDDSSSDAVPALPPLYFWVPPLQGFLKANVDAAVFPDGFIGVGGVLRSYDGSFVGACQHRLIGYFSPKIAELIAIREVLSWIKRLGYDQIVLESDTLTVVKALLSSSTSDFSNFGSLVDDCKSLIAEMNSVSVSFVHRSANSVAHLIVRAASTISDRMEWLSTPPQLIIHTLMLDFQI, encoded by the exons ATGGAGGAGGATGAGGAAATATATATACATGGAAAG TGGTCGAGCCCTGCTGCTGTGTTGTATCGGGTTAGGACAATCCTCTACGATTGGTGTAATGCACGATACGTTGATGACAGTTCTTCTGATGCTGTGCCAGCTCTTCCACCGTTATATTTCTGGGTTCCACCGCTTCAAGGATTCTTGAAAGCTAATGTAGATGCAGCAGTCTTCCCTGATGGCTTCATTGGAGTTGGTGGAGTGCTTCGCTCATATGATGGCTCTTTTGTTGGCGCTTGTCAACATAGACTCATTGGTTACTTCTCTCCTAAAATAGCTGAGCTAATTGCCATTAGAGAAGTTCTGAGTTGGATTAAAAGGCTGGGTTATGATCAGATAGTGTTGGAATCAGATACTCTTACGGTAGTGAAGGCTTTGCTTTCTTCTTCAACTTCTGATTTTTCTAATTTTGGGTCCCTTGTTGATGATTGTAAATCTCTAATAGCAGAGATGAATTCAGTATCTGTGAGTTTTGTTCATCGATCTGCCAATAGTGTGGCACATCTTATAGTTAGAGCTGCCTCTACTATTTCAGACAGGATGGAGTGGCTGAGCACTCCTCCACAATTGATTATTCATACTTTGATGTTGgactttcaaatttga
- the LOC110630928 gene encoding auxin-responsive protein SAUR72: MKQLIRRLSRVADSSQYSLLRSDSQSHRCSASSRSTRRAESFRSLVKPVRRVGGGQSSVPEGHVPVYVGDEMERFVVSAELLNHPIFIGLLNKSAQEYGYDQKGVLRIPCHVLVFERIMEALRLGLESRDVEDLLSSLFADDYF; the protein is encoded by the coding sequence ATGAAGCAGCTCATCCGCCGCCTCTCGCGAGTCGCCGACTCCTCTCAGTACAGTCTTCTGCGTTCTGATTCACAATCCCATAGATGTTCCGCCAGCTCGAGATCGACGCGCCGAGCCGAGTCTTTTCGTAGTTTGGTGAAGCCGGTAAGGAGAGTCGGTGGAGGCCAGTCTTCGGTTCCTGAGGGTCATGTACCTGTGTACGTCGGAGACGAGATGGAGCGCTTTGTAGTAAGCGCGGAGCTCCTAAATCACCCGATCTTCATCGGCCTTCTGAACAAGTCCGCTCAGGAATATGGCTACGACCAAAAAGGAGTGTTGAGAATTCCCTGTCACGTGCTGGTATTTGAACGAATCATGGAAGCGCTTCGTCTCGGCCTTGAATCACGTGATGTGGAAGACCTCCTGAGTTCATTGTTCGCGGATGACTACTTCTAA